From Streptomyces yatensis, one genomic window encodes:
- a CDS encoding VOC family protein: MATDGFTTCLWFDGNAEEAAQHYISIFKNSRLGRIAHYTGVEPGGAEGSVMTVEFEANGQKFVGLNGGPQFTFSEAISFQVHCADQDEVDYYWSRLSEGGEEGPCGWVKDKFGVSWQVVPTAFLDMVTGSDPRKAKRATDAMMKMGKLDIAALQAAYDGA, encoded by the coding sequence ATGGCCACCGACGGATTCACCACATGCCTGTGGTTCGACGGCAACGCCGAAGAGGCGGCGCAGCACTACATCTCGATCTTCAAGAACTCCAGGCTCGGACGGATCGCGCACTACACCGGGGTCGAGCCCGGCGGCGCGGAGGGATCCGTGATGACCGTCGAGTTCGAGGCCAACGGACAGAAGTTCGTGGGGCTCAACGGCGGGCCGCAGTTCACCTTCAGTGAGGCCATCTCCTTCCAGGTGCACTGCGCGGACCAGGACGAGGTGGACTACTACTGGAGCAGGCTCTCCGAGGGCGGCGAGGAGGGCCCCTGCGGCTGGGTGAAGGACAAGTTCGGGGTGTCCTGGCAGGTCGTCCCCACCGCGTTCCTCGACATGGTGACGGGCTCGGACCCGCGGAAGGCCAAGCGGGCCACCGACGCGATGATGAAGATGGGCAAGCTCGACATCGCCGCGCTGCAGGCGGCGTACGACGGCGCGTAG
- a CDS encoding threonine/serine dehydratase, with protein sequence MTLSIEDVRAAAQRVAGHIRPVALAPVEQGAWGAAEGWLALEFLQYTGTFKARGAFNFVRAHQEAGTLPDTGVTIASGGNAGLACAWAAARHSVPATVFVPETAPAVKVDRLRRLGAEVHQIGTEYDEAREAAQKHAAETGALLSHAYDHPLIAAGAGTVMEEILRARPDLDTVVVAVGGAGLFTGVAVSALEHGVGVVAVEPYGCRALNAALEAGAVVDVPVDSVAADSLGARHVSSDALEWARKDGVRSVLVSDEAIVAARQALWDDRRIAVEHAAATALSALTSGGYRPRPGEKVAVLLCGANTDPADLTHGH encoded by the coding sequence GTGACTCTTTCCATCGAGGACGTACGAGCCGCGGCCCAGCGGGTCGCGGGACATATCCGGCCGGTGGCGCTCGCTCCGGTGGAGCAGGGGGCGTGGGGTGCGGCCGAGGGTTGGCTGGCCCTGGAGTTCCTTCAGTACACGGGCACCTTCAAGGCGCGCGGCGCGTTCAACTTCGTCAGGGCCCACCAGGAGGCGGGCACCCTGCCGGACACGGGTGTCACCATCGCCTCCGGCGGAAACGCCGGGCTCGCGTGTGCGTGGGCGGCGGCGCGGCACTCCGTGCCCGCCACGGTGTTCGTGCCCGAGACCGCGCCCGCGGTGAAGGTGGACCGGCTGCGCCGGCTCGGCGCCGAGGTCCATCAGATCGGCACCGAGTACGACGAGGCGCGTGAGGCCGCGCAGAAGCATGCCGCCGAGACCGGTGCGCTGCTCTCGCACGCGTACGACCACCCGCTCATCGCCGCCGGGGCGGGCACCGTCATGGAGGAGATCCTCCGGGCCCGGCCCGACCTGGACACCGTGGTGGTGGCGGTCGGGGGCGCCGGGCTGTTCACCGGTGTCGCGGTGTCCGCCCTGGAGCACGGGGTGGGGGTCGTCGCCGTGGAGCCGTACGGGTGCCGGGCCCTGAACGCCGCACTGGAGGCCGGTGCGGTGGTCGACGTCCCGGTGGACTCGGTCGCGGCGGACTCGCTGGGGGCGCGCCATGTGTCCTCGGACGCGCTGGAGTGGGCCCGCAAGGACGGGGTGCGGTCCGTCCTGGTGTCCGACGAGGCGATCGTCGCCGCACGCCAGGCCCTGTGGGACGACCGCAGGATCGCGGTCGAGCACGCGGCGGCCACGGCGCTTTCGGCCCTCACCTCCGGCGGGTACCGGCCGCGGCCCGGGGAGAAGGTCGCCGTGCTCCTCTGCGGCGCCAACACCGACCCGGCGGACCTCACCCACGGCCACTGA
- a CDS encoding MFS transporter, producing the protein MPGRYAMECYLGGAAAARAGDEMSGPALLLAGPALTGSASSGSSLLAGIMIAAAVGGPLFGVLLDRSVRPGRLLAAALALYAVALTAILLGLGRLPFALTVLFAVGAGLLGPALSGGWTSQLPRVAPPLALPRANALDAMTFSLAALVGPALAGTVAGAAGAPAAVAVSIALIGLALPAAWALPAPPRPAPVPPPATSVVADLTAGLRAIARNRPLARATATSVVSCVGQGALLTCCPLLGAAVLGGADRGALLLSATAASALVANAVLARRPRPPRPDTVLLGAVLLLVLAPLLAATGHPVALIAAVLLAGAAEGPQLTALFAVRHREAPERLRGQVFTTGASLKITGFAVGAGFAGPLATWSLPGALVAAGGCEALAAVVFVCLPDDTEDIVPDVPPGAV; encoded by the coding sequence ATGCCAGGGCGTTACGCGATGGAGTGCTATCTGGGCGGGGCGGCCGCCGCCCGCGCGGGGGACGAGATGTCCGGGCCCGCGCTGCTGCTGGCCGGACCGGCGCTCACCGGTTCGGCCTCCTCGGGCTCGTCACTGCTGGCGGGCATCATGATCGCGGCGGCGGTCGGCGGACCGCTCTTCGGGGTGCTGCTCGACCGCTCCGTCCGGCCGGGCCGGCTGCTGGCCGCGGCACTCGCCCTCTACGCGGTGGCGCTGACCGCGATCCTCCTGGGCCTGGGGCGGCTGCCGTTCGCCCTCACCGTTCTTTTCGCGGTGGGCGCCGGGCTGCTGGGACCGGCCCTGTCCGGGGGATGGACCTCCCAGCTGCCGCGGGTGGCACCGCCGTTGGCCCTGCCCCGGGCCAACGCGCTCGACGCGATGACCTTCAGCCTCGCCGCGCTGGTGGGGCCCGCACTCGCCGGGACCGTCGCGGGGGCGGCCGGGGCTCCGGCCGCCGTGGCGGTGTCCATCGCCCTGATCGGCCTCGCGCTGCCCGCCGCCTGGGCGCTCCCCGCGCCGCCGCGGCCCGCCCCGGTCCCGCCACCGGCCACCTCGGTCGTCGCCGATCTCACCGCCGGGCTGCGCGCCATCGCCCGCAACCGGCCCCTGGCCCGTGCCACCGCCACCTCCGTCGTCTCCTGCGTAGGCCAGGGCGCGCTGCTCACCTGCTGTCCGCTCCTCGGCGCGGCCGTGCTCGGCGGCGCCGACCGCGGCGCCCTGCTGCTGTCCGCCACCGCCGCGTCCGCGCTCGTGGCCAACGCGGTCCTCGCCCGCCGCCCCCGCCCGCCACGTCCGGACACCGTGCTCCTCGGCGCAGTCCTGCTGCTCGTCCTCGCGCCCCTGCTCGCGGCCACCGGTCACCCGGTCGCGCTGATCGCCGCCGTGCTGCTCGCCGGGGCCGCCGAGGGCCCCCAGCTCACGGCCCTGTTCGCGGTGCGTCACCGGGAGGCGCCCGAGCGGCTGCGCGGCCAGGTCTTCACCACCGGCGCCAGCCTGAAGATCACCGGCTTCGCGGTGGGCGCGGGCTTCGCCGGTCCGCTCGCCACCTGGTCGCTGCCGGGCGCCCTGGTGGCCGCAGGGGGGTGCGAGGCACTCGCGGCTGTGGTGTTCGTATGCTTGCCGGACGATACGGAGGATATCGTTCCGGATGTGCCTCCGGGGGCTGTGTGA
- a CDS encoding MerR family transcriptional regulator, protein MSPTDAALRPVDLARMAGVSTQQIRNYLDAGVLPPAARTPAGYRRFEDRHRRALVTYRALIPGYGTETARAVMRAVHAEDVALALTLVNAGHAALHDQRLSLKATGEALETVAGQTPDTSAPARPGPLRIGEVAARIGVRTSALRVWESAGLLRPRRDRGTGYRVYGPSDVRDARMIDLLRQVRYPLPQIRPVLEGLRRTGGSEALRTVIARRQEGLARRAAAMLEGSCRLHHYLTENPSAEER, encoded by the coding sequence GTGAGCCCTACGGACGCCGCGCTGCGCCCCGTCGATCTGGCCCGGATGGCGGGCGTCTCCACCCAGCAGATCCGCAACTACCTCGACGCGGGCGTCCTGCCCCCGGCCGCCCGCACCCCCGCCGGCTACCGCAGGTTCGAGGACCGGCACCGCAGAGCCCTGGTGACCTACCGGGCCCTGATACCGGGATACGGCACGGAGACCGCCCGCGCGGTCATGCGGGCCGTCCACGCCGAGGACGTCGCCCTGGCGCTCACCCTCGTCAACGCAGGCCATGCCGCGCTCCACGACCAGCGGCTCTCCCTCAAGGCGACCGGGGAGGCACTGGAGACGGTCGCCGGGCAGACCCCGGACACCTCGGCGCCCGCACGCCCCGGGCCACTGCGCATCGGCGAGGTGGCCGCCCGCATCGGAGTGCGCACCTCCGCCCTCCGGGTCTGGGAGTCCGCCGGTCTGCTGCGCCCGCGCCGCGACCGGGGCACCGGCTACCGCGTCTACGGCCCGTCCGACGTCCGGGACGCCCGGATGATCGACCTGCTGCGCCAGGTCCGCTATCCGCTGCCGCAGATCCGGCCCGTCCTCGAGGGCCTGCGCCGCACCGGCGGCAGCGAGGCTCTGCGCACCGTCATCGCCCGCCGTCAGGAGGGGCTCGCCCGGCGCGCCGCCGCCATGCTCGAGGGCTCCTGCCGGCTGCACCACTACCTCACGGAAAATCCGTCGGCCGAGGAGCGATGA
- a CDS encoding CGNR zinc finger domain-containing protein — MSPPSNDDRSTRLSVRDTARRTAALVNALTAEPSPDPRAIAGILLDHGEPGPVKLTAGDVAGMRSAALRLREVFAATHVDEAAGVLNGLLREGTGPLRLSSHDGRSPWHPHLDSDDEAPWGEWFLASSCMALTVLIWDGQRPPGGLCSSPSCGDVFLTVGSGPERRYCSRRCATRERVAAHRRAKAGRRSP; from the coding sequence GTGTCGCCCCCCTCGAACGACGACCGGTCCACCCGGCTCTCGGTGCGGGACACCGCCCGGCGCACCGCCGCCCTCGTCAACGCCCTGACGGCGGAGCCGAGCCCGGATCCCCGCGCGATCGCCGGGATCCTGCTCGACCACGGTGAGCCCGGCCCGGTCAAGCTCACCGCAGGTGATGTCGCGGGCATGCGCAGCGCCGCGCTGCGGCTGCGCGAGGTGTTCGCCGCCACGCATGTCGACGAGGCCGCCGGAGTGCTCAACGGGCTGCTGCGGGAGGGCACGGGTCCGCTCCGGCTCAGCTCGCACGACGGCCGTTCGCCCTGGCATCCGCACCTGGACAGCGATGACGAGGCGCCCTGGGGCGAGTGGTTCCTGGCCTCCTCGTGCATGGCGCTGACCGTGCTGATCTGGGACGGTCAGCGCCCGCCCGGCGGCCTGTGCTCCTCCCCCAGCTGCGGCGATGTCTTCCTCACCGTGGGCAGCGGCCCGGAGCGCCGCTACTGCTCACGCCGGTGCGCGACCCGTGAGCGGGTGGCCGCCCACCGGCGCGCCAAGGCCGGGCGCCGATCCCCGTAG
- a CDS encoding TetR/AcrR family transcriptional regulator yields MRSSRDRADQPTLEAIAEAALSVVDDEGPEALSFRRVAQLLGVSHATVFRRCGDFDGLVNACADRLAARMPLVGQDLDWATATEARFSAFYEVLIEHPGLVALRSGRAWWGPHLLSRLVEPQLAHSIAAGMAPEAAIRVYRRLYLLTLGAVAFVDHRDVKKVRTAARTALAALDPEEFPALTGNLGVVVPALTDHEVYRGALRQLIDASAAACPGR; encoded by the coding sequence ATGCGAAGCAGCCGGGACCGAGCCGATCAGCCCACCCTGGAGGCCATCGCCGAGGCCGCCCTGTCCGTCGTCGACGACGAGGGGCCCGAGGCGCTGAGCTTCCGCCGGGTGGCGCAGCTGCTGGGCGTCTCCCATGCCACGGTCTTCCGCCGCTGCGGCGACTTCGACGGCCTGGTGAACGCGTGCGCGGACCGGCTGGCCGCGCGGATGCCGCTGGTGGGGCAGGACCTCGACTGGGCCACCGCCACCGAGGCCCGCTTCTCCGCGTTCTACGAGGTGCTGATCGAGCATCCCGGGCTGGTGGCGCTGCGATCGGGCCGCGCCTGGTGGGGCCCGCATCTGCTGAGCCGTCTCGTGGAGCCGCAGCTGGCGCACAGCATCGCCGCGGGAATGGCGCCCGAGGCGGCGATCCGGGTCTACCGGCGGCTGTATCTGCTCACCCTCGGCGCCGTCGCCTTCGTCGACCATCGCGACGTGAAGAAGGTGCGCACCGCCGCGCGCACGGCGCTCGCCGCCCTGGACCCCGAGGAATTCCCGGCTCTCACCGGGAACCTCGGCGTCGTCGTGCCGGCGCTGACCGACCACGAGGTCTATCGCGGCGCGCTGCGGCAGCTGATCGACGCCTCCGCGGCGGCCTGTCCCGGACGGTGA
- a CDS encoding PTS sugar transporter subunit IIA, with the protein MEDLKDLLPVEAVRLDVRVADWREAIGAAGRLMVETGATTDEYTGEMVANVEENGPYIVIAPGVAFAHSRPSPAVLRTGMSWVRLAGPVEFGHESNDPVTLVVALAAQDSAAHTSAMGSLARLLGDPVTAAALAEAPTPEALHAVLAGERAENGSETTGPAAAAEPSGPEVSATPEPPTASAPRAVSLHKILTVCGNGVGTSLFLKNTLEQVLDRWGWSRFVTVEATDTISAKGKASEAVALLTSREIARTLGDVGRPVKVVQDFTSTAEVDAVLRDTYDV; encoded by the coding sequence ATGGAAGACCTGAAAGACCTGCTGCCCGTCGAAGCCGTCCGGCTCGACGTCCGGGTGGCCGACTGGCGTGAGGCGATAGGCGCGGCCGGCCGGCTCATGGTGGAAACCGGCGCCACCACCGACGAGTACACCGGCGAGATGGTCGCCAACGTCGAGGAGAACGGGCCGTACATCGTCATCGCCCCGGGGGTGGCGTTCGCCCACTCCCGGCCGTCCCCGGCGGTGCTCAGGACCGGGATGTCCTGGGTCCGGCTCGCCGGGCCCGTGGAATTCGGGCACGAGTCCAACGACCCCGTCACCCTCGTCGTCGCCCTGGCCGCCCAGGACTCCGCCGCGCACACCTCGGCGATGGGGAGCCTGGCGCGGCTCCTGGGAGACCCCGTCACCGCGGCCGCCCTGGCGGAGGCGCCCACCCCGGAGGCGCTGCACGCCGTGCTGGCGGGGGAGCGGGCGGAGAACGGCTCCGAGACGACCGGGCCGGCCGCCGCCGCCGAGCCGTCCGGTCCCGAAGTGTCCGCCACCCCCGAGCCACCCACCGCCTCCGCGCCCCGTGCGGTCTCGCTGCACAAGATCCTCACGGTCTGCGGCAACGGCGTGGGCACCAGCCTGTTCCTCAAGAACACCCTGGAGCAGGTGCTGGACCGCTGGGGGTGGTCGAGGTTCGTCACCGTGGAGGCCACGGACACCATCTCCGCGAAGGGCAAGGCGTCCGAGGCCGTGGCCCTGCTCACCTCCCGTGAGATCGCCAGGACCCTCGGGGATGTGGGACGGCCCGTGAAGGTCGTCCAGGACTTCACCAGCACCGCCGAGGTGGACGCGGTGCTCCGGGACACGTACGACGTCTGA
- a CDS encoding ATP-binding cassette domain-containing protein, with the protein MDVSEIKVRGARENNLQGVSVDIPKRSLTVFTGVSGSGKSSLVFDTIAAESRRLINETYTAFVQNFMPTLGRPDVDSLRNLSAAIIVDQEPMGANSRSTVGTATDAHTLLRILFSRIGSPYVGPPLAFSFNTAEGMCPRCEGLGRVTDIDIAQLIDREKSLKEGAITVPGFEVDSWHWQVMAASGLFDPDIRLRDYSPTEWEDFLHKPATKIKVGKNNLTYEGLVTKVRRLYLAKDRETMQPRLRAFADRAMALTECAECEGARLCEAVRSCRIDGRSITECSALQISDLAEFVRGIRHDSVGPVLESLRALLDSLVEIGLGYLSLDRESATLSGGEAQRVRMVRHLGSSLTDVTYVFDEPTVGLHPHDIERMNQLLLQLRDKGNTVLVVEHKPETIRIADHVVDLGPGAGVAGGRICYQGDLAGLRASDTLTGRHLDHRVRLRETVRQPSGHLPVRGARLHNLRDVSVDIPLGVLTVVTGVAGSGKSSLIHGSLSGREEVIVADQSAIRGSRRSNPATYTGLLDPIRAAFAKANHVKPGLFSANSEGACPRCKGIGLIYTDLAMMAEVASVCEDCEGKRFRPEVLTYTLRGRNISDVLGMSVAEAREFFAGGQARLILDRLAAVGLGYLGLGQPLTTLSGGERQRLKLAIHMARSGTTYVLDEPTTGLHLADVDQLLALLDRLVDAGNTVVVIEHHQAVMAHADWIIDMGPGAGHDGGRVVFTGTPANLVDSGGSLTAVHLRDYVKRA; encoded by the coding sequence ATGGATGTCAGCGAAATCAAGGTCCGTGGCGCCAGGGAGAACAATCTCCAGGGCGTGAGTGTGGACATTCCCAAGCGAAGCCTTACGGTCTTCACCGGCGTCTCCGGCTCCGGTAAGTCCTCGCTCGTCTTCGACACCATCGCCGCGGAGTCGAGGCGGCTGATCAATGAGACCTATACGGCGTTCGTCCAGAACTTCATGCCGACGCTGGGCCGTCCGGATGTCGACTCGCTGCGGAATCTGAGCGCGGCGATCATCGTGGACCAGGAGCCGATGGGTGCCAACTCCCGTTCCACGGTGGGCACCGCCACCGACGCCCACACGCTGCTGCGGATCCTGTTCAGCCGGATCGGCAGCCCTTATGTCGGCCCGCCCCTCGCCTTCAGCTTCAACACGGCCGAGGGCATGTGTCCGCGGTGCGAGGGGCTCGGCAGGGTCACCGACATCGACATCGCCCAACTCATCGACAGGGAGAAGTCGTTGAAGGAGGGGGCGATCACCGTCCCCGGATTCGAGGTGGACAGCTGGCACTGGCAGGTTATGGCGGCCTCCGGCCTTTTCGACCCCGATATCAGGCTCCGGGACTACTCCCCCACCGAGTGGGAGGACTTCCTCCACAAACCGGCCACCAAGATCAAGGTGGGGAAGAACAACCTCACCTACGAGGGGCTGGTGACCAAGGTCCGCCGGCTGTACCTCGCGAAGGACCGGGAGACGATGCAGCCGCGGCTGCGCGCGTTCGCCGACCGGGCCATGGCACTGACCGAATGCGCCGAGTGTGAGGGCGCCCGGCTGTGCGAGGCCGTCCGGTCCTGCCGGATCGACGGCCGCTCCATCACGGAGTGCTCGGCCCTGCAGATCAGCGATCTGGCGGAGTTCGTGCGCGGGATCCGGCACGATTCCGTCGGACCGGTGCTGGAGAGCCTGCGGGCGCTGCTCGACTCACTGGTCGAGATCGGCCTGGGCTATCTGAGCCTGGACCGGGAGTCCGCCACCCTCTCGGGCGGCGAGGCCCAGCGGGTGCGGATGGTCCGGCATCTGGGCTCCAGTCTGACCGATGTCACCTATGTCTTCGACGAGCCCACGGTGGGTCTGCATCCGCATGACATCGAGCGCATGAACCAACTGCTGCTCCAGCTGCGGGACAAGGGCAACACGGTGCTGGTCGTGGAGCACAAACCGGAGACCATCCGGATCGCGGACCATGTGGTGGACCTGGGGCCCGGCGCGGGGGTGGCGGGCGGGCGGATCTGCTACCAGGGCGACCTGGCCGGGCTGCGCGCCTCGGACACCCTGACCGGGCGCCATCTGGACCACCGGGTGCGGCTGCGGGAGACGGTGCGGCAGCCCAGTGGGCACCTGCCGGTCAGGGGCGCGCGGCTGCACAATCTGCGGGATGTGAGCGTCGACATCCCCCTCGGTGTGCTCACCGTCGTCACCGGTGTCGCCGGATCGGGCAAGAGCTCCCTGATCCATGGGTCGCTGTCCGGGCGGGAGGAGGTGATCGTCGCCGACCAGTCGGCGATCCGTGGCTCCCGCCGCAGCAACCCCGCCACGTACACGGGGCTCCTCGATCCGATCCGGGCGGCGTTCGCCAAGGCCAACCACGTCAAACCGGGTCTGTTCAGCGCCAATTCGGAGGGTGCCTGCCCCCGCTGCAAGGGCATCGGGCTGATCTACACCGATCTCGCGATGATGGCCGAGGTGGCCTCGGTGTGCGAGGACTGCGAGGGGAAGCGGTTCCGGCCCGAGGTGCTCACGTACACGCTGCGCGGGCGGAACATCAGCGATGTCCTGGGCATGTCGGTGGCCGAGGCACGGGAGTTCTTCGCAGGCGGTCAGGCCCGGCTGATCCTGGACCGGCTGGCCGCGGTGGGGCTGGGCTATCTGGGCCTCGGCCAGCCGCTCACCACGCTCTCCGGGGGTGAGCGCCAGCGGCTGAAGCTGGCCATCCATATGGCGCGGAGCGGCACGACGTACGTTCTGGACGAGCCGACCACCGGACTGCATCTCGCCGATGTGGACCAGCTGCTCGCGCTGCTCGACCGCCTTGTCGACGCGGGCAACACGGTCGTCGTCATCGAGCACCACCAGGCCGTGATGGCCCATGCGGACTGGATCATCGACATGGGCCCGGGGGCGGGCCATGACGGCGGTCGGGTGGTGTTCACCGGCACCCCCGCGAACCTCGTGGACTCCGGAGGCTCCCTCACCGCCGTCCATCTGCGCGACTACGTCAAGCGGGCGTGA
- a CDS encoding PTS ascorbate transporter subunit IIC, protein MGWFVTLATFLVNEILSEPAYLIGIITAVGLIAMKKSTGQIIGGAIKATLGFLLIGAGAGLVTASLDPLGTMIQGVTGAHGVIPTNEAIVGIAQDQFGSRVAWLMILGFVVSLLLARFTPLRYVFLTGHHMLFMATLLTVVLAGGGRSTVAVVAVGGVLLGIMLVAMPAFAHPWTKRVTGSDTVAIGHFGTAGYIVAGATGRVVGKRSRSTEEMKLPEGLRFLRDSMVATALSMLLIYLVMAVLLLAKEGQKTAFKAFATGTGTVATGTGNYLMQSVMQGLQFGIAVAVILFGVRTILGELVPAFQGIAQKVVPGALPALDAPIVFPYAQNAVLIGFISSFTGGLIGLALLTWIFSPAFGLALVLPGLVPHFFTGGAAGVYGNATGGRRGAVVGAFLNGLLITFLPALLLKVLGAFGDQNTTFGDADFGWFGALIGNAGKAGGAAGLVIIVLLGLAVLGGAILVQKRVVDTGWDPGAARDALMPRESVAAPAEAGTTTAAYAKIPPPAGAPAPPPAA, encoded by the coding sequence ATGGGCTGGTTTGTCACCCTTGCCACGTTTCTCGTCAATGAGATTCTGAGCGAGCCCGCGTATCTGATCGGCATCATCACCGCCGTCGGACTCATCGCGATGAAGAAGAGCACCGGGCAGATCATCGGCGGCGCCATCAAGGCGACCCTCGGCTTTCTGCTGATCGGCGCGGGAGCGGGACTGGTCACCGCCTCCCTCGACCCGCTGGGCACCATGATCCAGGGCGTCACCGGCGCCCACGGCGTCATCCCCACCAACGAGGCCATCGTCGGCATCGCCCAGGACCAGTTCGGCTCACGGGTCGCCTGGCTGATGATCCTGGGCTTCGTGGTCAGCCTGCTGCTGGCCCGGTTCACCCCGCTCCGCTATGTCTTCCTGACCGGGCACCACATGCTCTTCATGGCCACGCTGCTGACCGTGGTCCTGGCAGGCGGCGGCCGCTCGACCGTCGCCGTGGTGGCCGTCGGCGGTGTGCTGCTGGGCATCATGCTGGTCGCGATGCCCGCCTTCGCCCACCCCTGGACCAAGCGCGTCACCGGCAGCGACACCGTCGCCATCGGCCACTTCGGCACGGCCGGATACATCGTGGCGGGCGCGACCGGACGGGTCGTCGGCAAGCGCAGCCGCTCCACCGAGGAGATGAAGCTCCCCGAGGGGCTGCGGTTCCTGCGCGACTCGATGGTGGCCACCGCCCTGTCGATGCTGCTGATCTACCTGGTCATGGCCGTCCTCCTGCTCGCCAAGGAGGGGCAGAAGACCGCCTTCAAGGCGTTCGCCACGGGCACCGGCACGGTGGCCACCGGCACCGGTAACTACCTGATGCAGTCCGTGATGCAGGGGCTGCAGTTCGGCATCGCGGTCGCGGTGATCCTCTTCGGTGTCCGTACGATCCTCGGTGAGCTCGTCCCCGCCTTCCAGGGGATCGCGCAGAAGGTCGTCCCCGGCGCCCTGCCCGCGCTGGACGCCCCGATCGTCTTCCCGTACGCGCAGAACGCGGTGCTGATCGGCTTCATCTCCAGCTTCACCGGCGGCCTGATCGGCCTGGCCCTGCTCACCTGGATCTTCAGTCCGGCCTTCGGCCTCGCCCTGGTGCTGCCCGGTCTGGTGCCGCACTTCTTCACCGGCGGCGCGGCCGGGGTCTACGGCAACGCCACCGGCGGCCGGCGCGGCGCGGTCGTGGGGGCGTTCCTCAACGGGCTGCTCATCACCTTCCTCCCCGCCCTGCTGCTCAAGGTGCTCGGCGCGTTCGGCGACCAGAACACCACCTTCGGCGACGCCGACTTCGGCTGGTTCGGCGCGCTGATCGGCAACGCGGGCAAGGCCGGTGGCGCCGCCGGACTCGTCATCATCGTGCTGCTCGGCCTCGCCGTCCTCGGTGGCGCGATCCTGGTGCAGAAGCGGGTGGTCGACACCGGCTGGGACCCGGGCGCGGCGCGCGATGCCCTGATGCCGCGCGAGAGCGTGGCGGCGCCCGCCGAGGCGGGTACCACCACGGCCGCGTACGCCAAGATCCCGCCGCCCGCGGGCGCTCCCGCACCCCCGCCCGCCGCCTAG